One region of Prosthecobacter dejongeii genomic DNA includes:
- a CDS encoding DUF1592 domain-containing protein, with protein sequence MLFTVTASHAEDLLPPKIVQQFLGKYCLECHDADAQKGDREFENFALPLKSEADLISAKEIIDQVTLKEMPPKKSDQPTDEERLAVLRALREGTVAARGKIESSGARTVMRRLSSREYENTLASLFGRRVDTLGLTGDFPKEKTSQHMDTIGKSLVTSGFLVDQYFQAANRLVEMRLGKPAMEPKNWRFNGHFVQYEELQGPHKSAFNYRYLNLYEQPNTDTRQGGYGHIEDFLKGVPVSGLYDIEVEAQALHRDTHYDPAIFGIDFSEPFILGVVPGDITKGHIHYPQPIEPLLASSVVPDEKPTWLKFRVWLEAGQTPRFIFPNGPFESRASVLEVNKRYKDEFKGKVSDSGVGRAHILLEGKLPHIRISEIKIQGPMPEVGGSAEEQAVFGKEGFQPERALDQLQAFAEKAYRRPLTEADRQPIRTFYEKRLAEKATPRQAALDSLKLILCSPSFLYFSEITEDSVKALTAYDLATRLSFALWAAPPDAELLASAKSGKLTQKAELTKQVRRLIADDRSSGFTNGFLDSWLNLRDLGSMPPPRETNRGYYAEDLPTSMKTEARLFFRDLLKNNGSVARFLHADYTFADKRLAKLYDLPEQKTLRLADGFQKVSFKDNPRRGGLLGMAGVLTVSANGVETSPVTRGVWVSENILGIQPPPPPDEVPAIEADISGATTIRERLAKHSTDKTCAECHRKIDPLGFSLESFDPIGRWRSSYPKPKNAKTPAPKVDSSGEFPSGETYTDFAGFKKIIRETREDLFTRHLIRQVLSYTTGRHMEPADDFEINEIHATVKDNRLGLQTLIVECLTSEIFRSR encoded by the coding sequence ATGCTTTTCACCGTGACCGCCTCTCATGCAGAGGACCTGCTGCCGCCCAAGATCGTGCAGCAGTTCCTCGGCAAGTACTGCCTGGAGTGCCACGATGCCGATGCGCAGAAGGGGGACCGCGAGTTTGAAAACTTCGCCCTCCCACTGAAGTCGGAGGCAGACCTCATCTCGGCCAAGGAGATTATTGATCAGGTCACCCTGAAGGAGATGCCGCCCAAGAAGTCCGACCAGCCGACGGATGAAGAACGCCTCGCCGTGCTGCGTGCCCTGCGCGAAGGCACCGTGGCCGCCCGTGGCAAGATCGAAAGCTCCGGTGCACGCACCGTCATGCGCCGCCTGTCCAGCCGCGAGTATGAAAACACGCTCGCCAGCCTCTTTGGCCGCCGTGTGGATACCCTCGGCCTCACCGGCGATTTCCCGAAGGAGAAGACCAGCCAGCACATGGACACCATCGGCAAGTCCCTGGTGACCTCCGGTTTCCTGGTGGACCAATACTTCCAGGCGGCCAATCGCCTCGTCGAAATGCGCCTGGGTAAGCCCGCGATGGAACCCAAGAACTGGCGCTTCAACGGTCACTTCGTCCAATACGAAGAACTGCAAGGCCCGCACAAGTCCGCCTTCAACTACCGTTACCTCAATCTCTACGAGCAGCCCAACACAGACACCCGCCAGGGTGGCTACGGCCACATCGAGGACTTCCTCAAAGGCGTGCCTGTCTCCGGCCTGTACGACATCGAGGTCGAGGCCCAGGCCCTGCATCGCGATACCCATTACGACCCCGCCATCTTCGGCATTGATTTCTCCGAGCCCTTCATCCTCGGCGTCGTCCCTGGCGATATCACCAAAGGTCACATTCACTACCCCCAGCCCATCGAGCCCCTGCTGGCCAGCAGCGTGGTGCCCGATGAAAAGCCCACCTGGCTGAAATTTCGCGTTTGGCTGGAGGCCGGGCAGACCCCGCGCTTCATCTTCCCCAACGGCCCCTTTGAATCCCGCGCTTCCGTGCTCGAGGTCAACAAACGCTACAAGGACGAGTTCAAAGGCAAGGTCAGCGACTCCGGCGTGGGCCGTGCACACATTTTGTTAGAGGGTAAGCTGCCCCACATCCGCATCAGCGAGATCAAGATCCAGGGCCCCATGCCCGAAGTCGGCGGCAGCGCCGAAGAACAGGCCGTCTTTGGCAAGGAAGGCTTCCAGCCCGAGCGCGCCCTGGATCAGCTCCAGGCCTTTGCCGAAAAAGCCTACCGCCGCCCGCTCACCGAGGCCGACCGCCAGCCCATCCGCACGTTTTATGAAAAGCGTCTCGCGGAAAAAGCCACCCCACGCCAGGCCGCGCTGGATTCGCTCAAACTTATCCTTTGCTCGCCGTCCTTCCTCTACTTCAGCGAGATCACCGAAGACTCCGTCAAGGCCCTCACCGCCTACGACCTGGCTACCCGCCTCTCCTTTGCCCTGTGGGCAGCCCCGCCCGATGCCGAACTCCTCGCCTCCGCCAAGTCCGGCAAGCTCACCCAAAAGGCCGAACTGACAAAGCAGGTGAGGCGCCTCATCGCCGATGACCGCAGCAGTGGCTTCACCAACGGCTTTCTCGATAGTTGGTTAAACCTTCGCGACCTCGGCAGCATGCCGCCGCCCCGCGAAACCAACCGCGGCTACTATGCCGAGGACCTGCCCACCTCCATGAAGACCGAGGCACGTCTGTTCTTCCGCGACCTGCTGAAGAACAATGGTTCCGTGGCCCGCTTCCTCCATGCCGACTACACCTTTGCCGACAAGAGGCTGGCCAAGCTCTACGACCTCCCCGAGCAGAAGACTCTGCGCCTTGCCGATGGTTTTCAAAAGGTGAGCTTCAAGGACAACCCGCGTCGCGGCGGGCTGCTCGGCATGGCCGGCGTGCTCACCGTCAGTGCCAATGGCGTCGAGACCTCGCCCGTCACCCGGGGCGTGTGGGTCAGCGAAAACATCCTCGGCATACAGCCACCACCGCCGCCCGATGAAGTGCCCGCCATTGAGGCCGACATCTCCGGTGCCACCACCATCCGCGAGCGCCTGGCCAAGCACAGCACCGACAAGACCTGCGCAGAATGCCATCGCAAGATCGACCCCCTTGGTTTTAGCCTGGAGTCCTTCGACCCCATTGGCCGCTGGCGCAGCAGCTACCCCAAGCCCAAAAACGCCAAGACACCCGCCCCCAAGGTGGACTCCTCCGGCGAATTCCCCTCCGGCGAAACCTACACGGACTTTGCTGGCTTCAAAAAGATCATCCGCGAAACCCGCGAAGACCTCTTCACCCGCCATCTCATTCGCCAGGTTCTTTCCTACACCACTGGCCGTCACATGGAGCCCGCCGACGACTTCGAGATTAACGAGATCCACGCCACCGTCAAAGACAACCGCCTCGGTCTCCAGACCCTCATTGTTGAATGTCTCACGAGCGAGATTTTCCGCTCCAGATAG
- a CDS encoding phage holin family protein: MMDSEVSRVRSLLRTLALYAEARGRLLQIEAQEAGSKLSEILIFAALLSGFLLFGWMLALPALVWLVADSQGWPWWKVALGAAGGHLFLAILFLLGLKSRLKKLRVFEETFHQFQRDREWIGNPPPGV; encoded by the coding sequence ATGATGGACTCCGAGGTTTCCCGGGTGAGGTCGTTGCTGCGCACATTGGCCCTTTACGCTGAAGCGCGCGGACGATTGCTCCAGATCGAAGCGCAAGAAGCAGGGAGCAAGCTGAGCGAGATTTTGATTTTCGCTGCGCTGCTCAGTGGCTTCCTGCTCTTTGGTTGGATGCTAGCGCTACCCGCACTGGTCTGGTTAGTAGCAGACAGCCAGGGCTGGCCTTGGTGGAAGGTGGCCTTAGGCGCAGCCGGCGGGCACCTTTTTTTAGCCATCCTTTTTTTACTGGGTCTTAAATCACGTTTGAAAAAATTACGCGTGTTTGAAGAAACCTTCCATCAATTCCAACGTGATCGCGAATGGATTGGAAACCCACCTCCCGGCGTATGA
- a CDS encoding type IV pilus twitching motility protein PilT produces MSDQAAPQDLVPVLGHVDDYLRFCMQYDASDLHLATAAQPIWRRFGNLTPIWGNAVTLSAEDTRRLAYSFLTESQIHQLETKGDVDFAYSPDFGRFRASVIQQRLGIDITFRIITTHIRSVDELALPDTVRTLIRYHNGLVLVTGPVGCGKSTTLAALVDEINKERQDHIITLEDPIEYVVEPKSCHVNQREVGTHTDSFAAALRGALREDPDVIMVGEMRDLETISLAITAAETGHLVLGTLHTGNSARTLDRVLDVFPPDQRDQIRIMVSESLRGIISQQLVPKTDGNGRVMALELLVNTPAVAACIREGKTYMLNGVMQTGKNVGMITMDESLRNLYSKSLISREECESRAEDKQQMRLFFQS; encoded by the coding sequence ATGTCCGACCAAGCCGCCCCCCAAGATCTCGTGCCCGTCCTGGGCCATGTGGATGATTATCTGCGTTTTTGCATGCAGTATGATGCATCCGACCTGCACCTGGCCACCGCAGCCCAGCCCATTTGGAGACGTTTCGGTAACCTAACACCGATCTGGGGCAATGCCGTGACGCTCTCTGCGGAAGACACACGCCGCCTTGCCTACAGCTTCCTTACGGAATCCCAAATCCACCAGTTGGAGACAAAGGGCGATGTTGACTTCGCTTACTCTCCTGACTTTGGCCGTTTTCGTGCCTCTGTCATTCAGCAGCGCCTTGGGATTGACATCACCTTCCGCATCATCACCACCCACATTCGCTCGGTGGATGAATTGGCCCTTCCAGACACTGTCCGCACGCTCATTCGTTATCACAACGGCTTGGTGCTTGTCACAGGCCCGGTGGGCTGCGGTAAGTCCACCACACTGGCAGCCTTGGTGGATGAGATCAATAAAGAGCGTCAGGATCACATCATCACTCTGGAAGACCCCATCGAATACGTGGTGGAACCGAAAAGCTGCCACGTTAACCAGCGCGAAGTTGGCACCCACACAGACTCCTTTGCGGCGGCCCTTCGTGGTGCCTTGCGTGAAGATCCAGATGTCATCATGGTGGGTGAAATGCGTGATCTTGAAACCATCTCGCTCGCCATCACAGCGGCTGAAACGGGTCACTTGGTCCTAGGCACCCTGCACACGGGCAATTCGGCTCGTACTCTTGACCGCGTTCTCGATGTGTTCCCACCCGATCAGCGGGATCAGATCCGCATCATGGTGTCTGAATCTCTGCGCGGCATCATCTCCCAGCAGTTGGTGCCCAAGACGGATGGTAATGGTCGTGTCATGGCGCTCGAGCTTCTAGTAAACACCCCTGCCGTGGCGGCGTGTATCCGTGAAGGTAAAACTTACATGCTCAATGGAGTGATGCAGACGGGTAAAAACGTCGGTATGATCACGATGGACGAGTCCCTTCGTAATCTTTACAGCAAAAGCCTCATCAGCCGCGAAGAATGTGAATCGCGCGCTGAGGACAAGCAACAAATGCGCCTCTTTTTTCAGAGCTAG
- a CDS encoding DUF883 family protein translates to MNEPSIPDLGFGSPSAHDPFQAAKASAMKAAEELRAAATQKANELRGAAESRAQHLKSVAEQKASELKTDLTEKASDIRHYADDALSQARDKYDNLVTEAETMAREKPRQALLTAFGVGLVVGLLLRR, encoded by the coding sequence ATGAACGAGCCATCCATCCCTGATCTCGGTTTCGGCAGCCCATCTGCCCATGATCCCTTTCAGGCTGCTAAAGCCAGCGCCATGAAAGCTGCAGAAGAATTGCGTGCAGCAGCCACTCAAAAAGCCAATGAACTGCGCGGTGCGGCTGAATCCCGCGCCCAGCACCTGAAATCCGTGGCCGAGCAAAAGGCCTCGGAACTGAAAACGGACCTGACTGAAAAAGCCAGCGACATTCGTCACTATGCTGACGATGCCCTGAGCCAGGCCCGAGATAAATACGATAACCTCGTGACTGAAGCTGAAACCATGGCCCGCGAAAAACCTCGTCAGGCCCTGCTGACTGCATTTGGCGTAGGCTTAGTGGTGGGGCTCCTACTTCGCCGCTAA
- a CDS encoding type IV pilus twitching motility protein PilT gives MPIIDNYFQQLIELGGSDLHLSQGQPPKVRVHGSIKAIAPDILTKSTMETMMREICEARAWERYVEKGDLDFAYEMDAEHRFRCNYLKQQNGYGAVFRIIPTKIASLEQLGIPPVVKEFGHMRSGLVLVTGPTGSGKSTTLAALLDYINTNFRRHIITVEEPIEFVHKNKKSIITQREVPIQTPSFADGLRAALRQDADIVLVGEMRDLETISLALTAAETGLLVFGTLHTNNARKTVDRIIDVFPADQQSQVRTMLAASLKGVVAQLLMKKADGKGRVAVNEIMVSTPAVGAIIREGATQKLYDIIIGGKAQGMQFMDDAIWQKLRDGYASPMEAYMKAIDKGRFKAFLPPEMQALANAGGGEAKK, from the coding sequence ATGCCGATCATTGACAATTACTTCCAGCAACTCATTGAGCTGGGCGGATCTGACCTTCACCTCAGCCAGGGACAGCCACCCAAAGTGCGCGTCCACGGCAGCATCAAAGCCATCGCTCCGGATATTCTTACGAAGTCCACGATGGAGACCATGATGCGCGAAATTTGCGAGGCCCGCGCCTGGGAACGTTATGTTGAAAAAGGCGATCTCGACTTCGCCTACGAAATGGATGCCGAACACCGTTTCCGCTGCAACTACTTGAAGCAGCAAAACGGCTACGGAGCCGTGTTTCGTATCATTCCGACGAAGATCGCCAGTCTCGAACAATTGGGCATTCCCCCAGTCGTTAAGGAATTTGGTCACATGCGCAGTGGCTTGGTTCTAGTAACCGGCCCAACGGGTTCGGGGAAATCCACGACGCTTGCGGCTTTGCTGGATTACATCAATACCAACTTCCGCCGCCACATCATCACGGTTGAGGAGCCCATCGAATTTGTTCATAAGAACAAGAAAAGCATCATCACCCAGCGTGAGGTGCCGATCCAAACCCCTTCTTTCGCAGATGGTCTGCGCGCTGCACTGCGTCAGGATGCTGACATCGTTCTTGTGGGGGAAATGCGTGACCTTGAGACCATCTCTCTAGCCCTCACGGCTGCGGAAACAGGCCTCTTGGTTTTCGGAACTCTCCACACGAACAATGCCCGTAAAACCGTGGACCGTATCATTGACGTGTTCCCGGCAGATCAACAAAGCCAGGTGCGCACGATGTTGGCAGCTTCGCTGAAAGGCGTGGTCGCCCAGCTTCTCATGAAGAAGGCTGATGGCAAAGGCCGTGTGGCCGTGAATGAGATCATGGTTTCTACCCCGGCTGTGGGTGCTATTATCCGTGAAGGTGCCACCCAGAAGCTTTACGACATCATCATCGGTGGGAAGGCCCAGGGCATGCAATTCATGGATGACGCCATCTGGCAGAAGCTCCGTGACGGCTACGCCAGTCCGATGGAAGCCTACATGAAAGCCATTGATAAAGGTCGGTTCAAAGCCTTCCTTCCCCCTGAAATGCAGGCCTTGGCCAATGCGGGTGGTGGTGAAGCGAAGAAATAA